In Dyadobacter sp. NIV53, a single window of DNA contains:
- a CDS encoding phosphoribosylaminoimidazolesuccinocarboxamide synthase — MNSISETNFQFPNQTSFYKGKVRDVYSFEKHLVMVATDRISAFDVILPRAIPFKGQVLNQIAAYFLNATADIVPNWLEEVADPNVSIGINCQPYPVEMVVRGYLAGHAWREYSSGKRAVCGVTLPDGLKENDKLPHPIITPTTKAHEGHDEDISREEILAQKLISEDDYEHLERYTLALFGRGTEMAADQGLILVDTKYEFGNLEGVIYLIDEIHTPDSSRYFYKDVYQENQRLNLPQKQLSKEFVREWLIQNGFQGKEGQSIPAMEDEWIQQISERYIELYEKVTGNKFQKSKAENPLQRIEKAILRATEKF, encoded by the coding sequence ATGAACAGCATATCTGAAACCAATTTTCAATTCCCTAATCAAACATCCTTTTATAAGGGAAAAGTAAGAGACGTTTATTCTTTTGAAAAACATCTCGTTATGGTAGCTACCGACCGCATTTCAGCGTTTGATGTAATACTTCCCAGGGCGATTCCTTTTAAAGGCCAGGTATTGAATCAAATTGCGGCATATTTTTTAAATGCCACCGCTGATATTGTACCCAACTGGTTAGAGGAAGTGGCGGATCCAAATGTAAGTATCGGTATTAATTGCCAGCCTTATCCTGTTGAAATGGTGGTGAGGGGATATCTTGCCGGCCACGCGTGGCGCGAGTATTCCTCGGGAAAAAGGGCCGTTTGCGGCGTAACGCTTCCGGATGGATTAAAGGAAAATGATAAGCTTCCGCATCCCATTATTACCCCGACAACCAAAGCACATGAAGGACATGATGAAGATATTTCGCGCGAAGAAATCCTGGCACAGAAATTGATCAGCGAAGACGACTATGAGCATTTGGAAAGATATACACTTGCTTTATTTGGAAGAGGAACAGAAATGGCAGCAGATCAGGGATTGATACTGGTTGATACCAAGTACGAATTTGGCAACCTGGAAGGTGTTATTTATCTGATTGACGAAATACATACACCTGATTCCTCACGTTATTTTTATAAAGATGTATATCAGGAAAATCAGCGTTTAAATCTGCCTCAGAAACAACTATCGAAGGAGTTTGTAAGAGAATGGCTCATTCAGAACGGTTTTCAGGGTAAAGAAGGGCAGTCGATCCCCGCAATGGAAGATGAATGGATCCAACAGATTTCGGAGAGATACATAGAATTATACGAAAAAGTAACAGGTAATAAATTTCAGAAAAGTAAAGCCGAGAATCCGTTGCAACGTATAGAAAAGGCAATATTAAGAGCGACAGAGAAATTTTAA
- a CDS encoding STAS domain-containing protein yields the protein MPASFEETARALFREGYHSLIVNMQPVKSIDTAGSTVLKKVNWLCTNDLGILVIVTKDDDFIDELEALKIPDINILPTKEEAIDAVFMNNLENEFGAGDDDYDAEDYEGVSESSEP from the coding sequence ATACCGGCTTCCTTCGAAGAAACAGCACGGGCACTTTTCCGTGAAGGATACCACAGCCTGATTGTTAACATGCAACCCGTCAAATCAATTGACACAGCGGGAAGTACAGTACTGAAAAAAGTAAACTGGTTGTGTACGAACGATCTCGGTATACTTGTGATCGTAACTAAGGACGATGATTTTATTGATGAACTGGAAGCATTAAAAATTCCGGATATAAATATTCTTCCAACCAAGGAAGAGGCTATTGATGCAGTGTTCATGAATAATCTTGAAAACGAATTCGGGGCAGGAGATGACGATTATGACGCAGAAGATTATGAAGGGGTAAGCGAATCCAGCGAGCCCTGA
- the gltB gene encoding glutamate synthase large subunit has translation MSQMSEPMVENQGLYRPEFEHDACGIGFRANIKGRKSHQIVADAIHMLERMEHRGATGFDPNTGDGAGILIQIPHEYFVDECLQLGFQLPPAGEYGVGMIFFPNDETMREECRNILNRKIKKLGLPLLGYRKVPTLNNTLGEGSLSVEPHVEQVFIKRPDDVTDDIGFERKLYILRQVSARLINDTVKGSKGCFYYSSLSCRTISYKGQLTTAQLKYYFPDLENEAVVSALAVVHSRFATNTFPAWELAQPFRYIAHNGEINTVKGNVNWIRAGEKSFSSEFFSKEEMDMILPICDRNQSDSANLDNAIELLHLSGRSLPHVMMMMIPEAWDGNEQMDPARKAFYEYHAAIMEPWDGPASISFTDGKIVGATLDRNGLRPSRYWVLDDDTIIMASEAGVLDVDQAKVVTKGRLQPGRMFIVDMEQGRIIPDEEVKASVCSAQPYQQWLDDYKLHVDVLDHPIRTYRPYEENALLKRQVAFGYTSEDLRMILAPMGQTGMEAIGSMGTDVPLAVLSEQSQHLSNYFKQLFAQVTNPPIDSIRERAIMSLISFVGGTENILTETPKHCRQIALPHPVLTVHEFDKLRFVDKAGFQAKTINTYFRADEGGKALERALDRICRYATDAIDDGFEIIILSDRAIDSDHAPIPSMLATATIHHHLIREGLRGKVGLLVEAGDVWETHHFATLIGYGAAGICPYMAFETLSYMNKKGMIDEGFTDEKLHYNYIKAVNKELLKIFSKMGISTLQSYQGAQIFECVGLNKDVVDRYFTGTISRISGMGLSEIAREILVRHKVAYHETADAHPKLEVGGFYQWKQRGEAHIFNPASVHLLQQSTKTNSYELFKKFSKLIDDQSHKALTLRGLMRFKKGTPIPIEEVEPVENIFKRFATGAMSFGSISWEAHTTLAIAMNRIGGKSNSGEGGEDELRYKKLPNGDWMNSQIKQVASGRFGVTSHYLSNAGELQIKTAQGAKPGEGGQLPGFKVDDWIGRTRHSTPGVGLISPPPHHDIYSIEDLAQLIYDLKNANRTARISVKLVSEAGVGTVASGVAKAHADHILISGYDGGTGASPLSSIRHAGLPWELGLAETHQTLVKNKLRGRVTVQADGQLRTGKDLAVAALLGAEEWGVATAALVAAGCIMMRKCHLNTCPVGVATQRKELRALFSGKPEHVVNMFTFMAEELREIMAQLGFRTVNEMVGQAQYLEMRNDIKHWKYKNLNFDAILYKEGDLNVAQFKQEEQDHGIDSIIDLELIKAAKSALETQEEIYKEFPLNNLNRAVGTMLSNEISKLYGGSGLPKGTIHFKFRGTAGQSFGAFNTAGLRLELEGDANDYFGKGLCGAELIIYPDRESKFKPEENIIVGNVAFYGATSGEAYIRGTAGERFCVRNSGAKVVVEGLGDHGCEYMTGGLAIILGETGRNFAAGMSGGVAYVLDKAGDFREKVNMEMVALEPLNEEDQGILREYLDRHFQYTTSNVAFQLIQNWEESVKQFIRVLPADFKNALEGRGISLAQQIADKNVVYQDIVVDVDHL, from the coding sequence ATGTCGCAAATGTCTGAACCAATGGTAGAAAATCAAGGACTTTATCGTCCGGAATTTGAGCATGATGCATGTGGGATCGGTTTCCGGGCCAACATTAAAGGTCGTAAGTCACACCAGATTGTAGCTGATGCTATTCATATGCTCGAACGTATGGAACATAGAGGTGCTACAGGTTTTGACCCAAATACAGGAGATGGTGCCGGTATCCTGATTCAAATACCGCATGAATATTTTGTTGATGAATGTTTACAATTAGGCTTTCAGTTACCTCCCGCCGGTGAATATGGTGTTGGAATGATTTTCTTTCCAAATGACGAAACCATGAGGGAAGAGTGCCGTAACATTTTAAACCGCAAAATTAAAAAGCTCGGTTTGCCTCTGCTTGGTTACAGAAAAGTACCCACGCTCAATAATACTTTGGGAGAAGGTTCTTTATCGGTTGAACCACATGTAGAGCAGGTTTTTATCAAACGCCCGGACGATGTTACTGATGATATCGGATTTGAGCGTAAGCTTTATATTCTCCGCCAGGTTTCAGCCAGACTGATCAATGATACTGTTAAGGGATCGAAAGGGTGTTTTTATTATTCGTCACTTTCCTGCCGTACTATTTCTTATAAAGGACAGCTAACTACTGCCCAGTTAAAATATTATTTCCCTGATCTGGAAAATGAGGCTGTGGTTTCTGCTTTGGCAGTTGTGCATTCACGTTTTGCAACCAATACTTTTCCAGCCTGGGAACTGGCGCAGCCTTTCAGGTATATTGCTCACAATGGAGAAATCAATACTGTAAAGGGAAACGTTAACTGGATCCGTGCCGGGGAAAAATCTTTTTCTTCTGAATTTTTCAGCAAAGAGGAAATGGATATGATTCTTCCGATTTGCGACAGAAACCAGTCCGACTCAGCCAATCTGGATAATGCCATTGAGCTTTTACATCTTTCAGGACGATCATTGCCGCATGTAATGATGATGATGATTCCTGAAGCCTGGGATGGTAATGAACAAATGGATCCGGCCCGTAAAGCTTTTTATGAATATCATGCCGCTATTATGGAGCCCTGGGACGGGCCTGCTTCCATATCTTTTACAGACGGGAAGATAGTAGGTGCTACTTTGGATAGAAATGGTTTACGCCCGTCGCGTTACTGGGTGCTCGATGATGATACCATTATTATGGCGTCTGAAGCAGGTGTCCTGGATGTAGATCAGGCAAAAGTAGTAACGAAAGGCCGTTTGCAGCCAGGCCGCATGTTTATAGTTGACATGGAGCAAGGCAGGATCATTCCTGATGAAGAGGTGAAAGCAAGTGTTTGTTCAGCTCAGCCTTATCAGCAATGGCTTGATGATTACAAACTGCATGTAGATGTCCTGGATCATCCTATACGTACCTATAGACCTTACGAAGAGAATGCATTATTAAAACGTCAGGTTGCGTTTGGTTATACCTCAGAAGATTTAAGAATGATTCTGGCTCCAATGGGCCAGACTGGTATGGAGGCGATTGGTTCTATGGGAACAGATGTGCCATTAGCCGTCCTTTCTGAACAAAGCCAGCATCTTTCCAACTACTTCAAACAATTATTTGCGCAGGTAACGAATCCACCGATCGACTCTATTCGTGAACGGGCGATCATGTCGCTCATCTCGTTTGTAGGCGGTACGGAAAATATACTCACTGAAACGCCAAAGCACTGTCGCCAGATTGCACTACCGCACCCGGTACTGACGGTTCATGAATTTGACAAACTGCGTTTTGTAGATAAAGCCGGTTTTCAGGCTAAAACAATTAATACTTATTTCCGGGCCGATGAAGGTGGTAAAGCTTTGGAAAGAGCACTTGACCGAATTTGCCGTTATGCTACGGATGCCATTGATGACGGATTTGAAATCATTATTCTGTCTGACCGCGCCATTGATTCGGACCATGCACCGATTCCTTCCATGCTGGCTACAGCAACGATTCATCACCACCTGATCCGTGAAGGATTGAGAGGTAAGGTTGGGTTGCTTGTTGAAGCCGGTGATGTTTGGGAAACCCATCATTTTGCTACTTTAATTGGTTACGGTGCCGCAGGAATTTGTCCTTATATGGCTTTCGAAACTCTTTCTTATATGAATAAGAAGGGCATGATTGATGAAGGATTTACAGACGAAAAATTACATTACAATTATATAAAGGCGGTTAATAAAGAATTGCTGAAGATATTCTCTAAAATGGGGATTTCTACATTGCAATCATATCAGGGCGCACAGATTTTTGAATGTGTTGGTTTAAATAAGGACGTAGTGGACCGTTATTTTACAGGAACCATTTCCCGTATCAGCGGGATGGGGCTTTCTGAAATTGCCCGGGAAATTCTCGTGCGTCATAAAGTTGCTTACCATGAAACAGCCGACGCACATCCTAAGCTGGAAGTGGGTGGCTTTTACCAATGGAAACAGCGTGGAGAAGCACATATTTTTAACCCGGCTTCTGTTCATTTATTACAGCAGTCGACCAAAACAAACAGTTATGAATTATTTAAAAAATTCTCAAAACTGATAGATGATCAAAGCCATAAAGCGCTGACATTACGTGGTTTGATGCGCTTCAAAAAGGGAACACCAATTCCAATTGAGGAGGTTGAACCTGTTGAAAATATATTTAAACGCTTTGCTACCGGAGCCATGTCATTCGGTTCGATTTCGTGGGAAGCTCATACCACGCTGGCCATCGCGATGAACCGTATTGGTGGTAAATCCAATTCCGGCGAAGGTGGAGAAGATGAATTGAGATATAAAAAGCTGCCCAATGGCGACTGGATGAATTCTCAAATCAAACAGGTCGCTTCGGGACGTTTTGGTGTAACGAGCCATTACCTGAGCAATGCTGGTGAATTACAAATAAAAACGGCACAAGGCGCAAAGCCGGGTGAAGGTGGACAGCTTCCAGGCTTTAAAGTGGATGACTGGATTGGCCGTACACGTCATTCTACTCCAGGTGTTGGATTAATTTCGCCACCGCCTCACCACGATATTTATTCAATTGAGGATTTGGCTCAGTTGATCTATGACCTTAAAAATGCAAATCGCACTGCCCGTATAAGTGTGAAACTGGTATCAGAAGCTGGGGTAGGTACGGTTGCCTCCGGGGTTGCAAAAGCACATGCAGATCATATCCTGATTTCTGGTTATGATGGCGGGACAGGAGCTTCTCCGTTGAGTTCTATTCGTCATGCAGGATTGCCCTGGGAGCTTGGGTTGGCAGAAACGCACCAGACGCTGGTAAAAAATAAATTGCGTGGACGTGTTACTGTTCAGGCGGACGGACAATTGCGTACAGGTAAGGACCTTGCGGTTGCGGCCTTGCTTGGTGCCGAGGAATGGGGTGTTGCCACAGCAGCATTGGTTGCGGCTGGTTGTATTATGATGCGTAAATGTCATTTAAATACTTGTCCGGTTGGTGTTGCTACACAACGTAAAGAATTACGTGCCCTGTTTTCTGGTAAACCTGAACATGTGGTAAACATGTTTACTTTCATGGCAGAAGAATTAAGGGAAATCATGGCGCAATTAGGTTTCCGGACTGTTAATGAAATGGTTGGCCAGGCTCAATACCTGGAAATGCGTAACGATATCAAACACTGGAAATATAAAAACCTGAATTTTGATGCTATTCTGTATAAAGAAGGTGACCTGAATGTTGCTCAGTTTAAACAGGAAGAACAAGATCATGGTATCGACAGTATAATTGACCTGGAATTGATAAAAGCAGCGAAATCTGCTCTTGAAACCCAGGAAGAGATTTATAAAGAATTTCCGCTCAATAACCTCAACCGCGCGGTCGGAACAATGCTTTCAAATGAAATTTCCAAGCTTTATGGCGGGTCAGGCCTTCCAAAAGGAACAATTCATTTTAAATTCCGCGGAACGGCCGGTCAGAGTTTTGGTGCTTTCAATACAGCAGGGCTTCGTCTTGAACTGGAAGGAGACGCCAACGATTATTTTGGTAAAGGCCTTTGCGGAGCAGAACTGATTATCTACCCGGATCGTGAATCCAAATTCAAACCTGAAGAAAATATTATTGTTGGTAATGTGGCATTTTATGGTGCTACTTCCGGCGAGGCTTATATTCGAGGTACTGCGGGAGAGCGTTTTTGTGTCAGGAATTCGGGTGCGAAAGTGGTTGTAGAAGGCCTTGGTGATCATGGCTGTGAATATATGACAGGCGGGTTAGCTATCATACTCGGAGAAACTGGACGGAATTTCGCTGCCGGTATGTCGGGCGGTGTGGCTTATGTGCTTGATAAAGCAGGTGATTTCCGTGAAAAGGTAAATATGGAAATGGTGGCACTGGAACCATTGAATGAAGAAGATCAGGGTATTTTGCGTGAATATCTTGACAGACATTTTCAGTATACAACCAGCAATGTTGCTTTCCAGCTTATTCAGAATTGGGAAGAATCTGTGAAACAATTTATCCGGGTATTGCCAGCTGATTTCAAAAATGCTTTGGAAGGCCGTGGAATATCACTGGCGCAACAAATAGCTGATAAAAATGTAGTGTATCAGGATATTGTTGTGGATGTTGATCACTTGTAG
- a CDS encoding glutamate synthase subunit beta, whose amino-acid sequence MGKPTGFLEFERELPKKRAVEERLHDYKEIETAPTDTHSKQQAARCMDCGIPFCHNGCPLGNIIPEFNDAVYDSNWGLAYEILSSTNNFPEFTGRICPAPCEAACVLGINKPPVAIEYIEKAIAEKAFELNLVKPRIPKSRTGRKVAVVGSGPAGMAAASQLNQAGHTVTLLERADQIGGLLRYGIPDFKLDKGVIDRRLEVMQEEGIIFRTSVNVGVDIKANELLDDFDAVVLTMGSTVPRDVKIEGRHLKGVHFAMEFLSQQNKRVAGINPEVDQRGVSYTNGQLLATGKNVLVIGGGDTGSDCVGTSSRHGAKSVTQIELMPIPPKERDSSTPWPNWPMMLRTSTSHEEGCDRHWSINTKEFLGDENGNLKAIKIVDLDWQKDAESGRLQMKEVQGSERTIPCELALLAAGFLHPQQEGLLNDLGVEFDDRGNIKANGYQSTTNEKVFAAGDCRRGQSLVVWAISEGREAARSVDEFLMGESFLEAKSISAFNPVFAHA is encoded by the coding sequence ATGGGAAAACCAACCGGATTTTTAGAGTTTGAAAGGGAGTTGCCGAAGAAAAGAGCAGTTGAAGAACGTCTTCATGATTATAAAGAAATCGAAACTGCTCCTACGGATACTCATTCCAAACAACAGGCAGCCCGCTGTATGGACTGCGGAATTCCTTTTTGTCATAATGGTTGTCCGCTTGGAAATATTATCCCCGAATTCAATGATGCGGTATATGATAGCAATTGGGGACTTGCATACGAAATCCTGAGCTCAACAAATAATTTCCCTGAATTTACCGGGAGAATTTGTCCAGCTCCGTGCGAGGCTGCATGTGTATTGGGTATTAACAAGCCGCCTGTTGCCATTGAATATATTGAAAAGGCAATTGCTGAAAAAGCATTTGAATTAAACCTGGTAAAACCTCGTATTCCGAAAAGCCGTACAGGCAGGAAAGTAGCTGTCGTAGGTTCAGGGCCTGCCGGAATGGCGGCAGCAAGCCAGCTTAATCAGGCCGGGCACACAGTTACACTACTGGAAAGAGCGGATCAGATTGGAGGATTGCTTCGTTACGGAATTCCTGATTTCAAACTTGATAAAGGTGTAATTGACCGTCGTCTGGAAGTTATGCAGGAAGAAGGTATTATATTCCGCACCAGTGTGAATGTAGGTGTGGATATCAAAGCAAACGAATTACTTGATGATTTTGATGCGGTTGTACTTACAATGGGTTCTACTGTTCCGAGAGATGTGAAAATAGAAGGCCGTCATCTTAAAGGCGTTCATTTTGCAATGGAGTTCCTTAGCCAGCAAAATAAACGTGTGGCAGGAATTAACCCCGAAGTGGATCAGCGTGGTGTGTCATATACAAACGGTCAACTATTGGCAACTGGTAAAAATGTGCTGGTGATAGGTGGTGGTGATACTGGTTCCGACTGCGTTGGAACATCTTCACGTCACGGCGCTAAATCAGTAACACAAATTGAGTTAATGCCAATTCCTCCAAAAGAACGCGATTCCAGTACGCCATGGCCTAACTGGCCAATGATGTTGCGAACATCCACTTCTCATGAAGAAGGTTGTGACAGACATTGGTCTATTAATACCAAGGAATTTTTGGGCGATGAAAACGGAAATTTGAAAGCAATCAAGATTGTAGATCTGGACTGGCAGAAAGATGCAGAATCCGGGCGTTTGCAAATGAAAGAAGTACAGGGAAGTGAACGCACAATTCCATGTGAACTGGCACTTCTGGCAGCAGGGTTCTTACATCCGCAGCAGGAAGGTTTGTTAAATGACCTTGGAGTTGAATTTGACGACCGCGGAAATATTAAAGCAAATGGATACCAATCCACTACCAATGAAAAAGTGTTTGCCGCCGGTGATTGCCGCCGCGGACAGTCTTTGGTCGTATGGGCAATTAGCGAAGGCCGTGAAGCTGCACGTTCTGTTGACGAATTCCTGATGGGTGAATCATTTTTGGAAGCAAAATCAATATCAGCTTTTAATCCGGTTTTTGCTCACGCCTGA
- a CDS encoding polysaccharide deacetylase family protein, which yields MFLHYSPFWLKAFFPRYVWHIPTVEKKIFLTFDDGPIPEVTEYVLAKLEEFGAKATFFCIGDNVRKHPDIFQMLLTSGQSIGNHTYNHLNGWKTDDEIYMENIARCDEQLNVSTNLFRPPYGRMKKSQARFFSTDRKIIMWDVLSGDFSPKITPETCLEKSIKYTKPGSIILFHDSLKAKKNMTYTLPLFLEHFTKQGYGFEAIPMI from the coding sequence ATGTTTTTACATTATTCCCCTTTTTGGTTAAAGGCTTTTTTTCCACGTTACGTTTGGCACATTCCAACTGTTGAAAAAAAAATTTTTCTGACTTTTGACGATGGGCCAATTCCGGAAGTGACTGAATATGTATTGGCTAAACTGGAAGAATTCGGAGCAAAGGCGACTTTTTTTTGTATAGGTGATAATGTAAGAAAACATCCGGATATTTTTCAAATGTTGTTGACAAGCGGACAGTCGATAGGAAACCATACATACAATCATTTGAATGGCTGGAAAACGGATGATGAAATTTATATGGAAAATATTGCCAGATGTGATGAACAGTTGAATGTATCAACTAATTTATTTCGTCCTCCTTATGGAAGAATGAAGAAAAGCCAGGCAAGATTTTTTTCTACAGATAGAAAAATTATTATGTGGGATGTTCTGAGCGGTGATTTCTCTCCTAAAATTACACCTGAAACCTGTCTCGAAAAGAGTATAAAATACACAAAGCCCGGATCCATAATTTTATTTCACGATAGCTTAAAAGCAAAGAAAAACATGACCTACACGCTTCCTCTTTTTCTTGAACATTTTACAAAACAAGGTTACGGCTTTGAAGCGATTCCCATGATTTGA
- a CDS encoding glycosyltransferase gives MSVPDNQIEVSVLLAARNEEHNIKKCLQSLSELDFPINKIEILIGDDDSDDQTAEIIQSFILDKPQFVYFRISENVSGLKGKANVLAQLSKKAQGKYFLYCDADITVPVTWVSSMLSHFEGNTGVVVGLTRMKKINLLSDFLSLEWLFILTIMRFFSLFKIPMTGLGNNMAVSREAYDAVGGYEQIGFSIVEDYALFIAIIRKKYGFVQTYTNKIVADSEPVLTVSELILQRRRWMHGIMASPVILQICVIACALFIPAMAVLSVWDMERSINMIVSHYLFITGIIILAVIILQQRDLWKTVFLFWFHLMAICLLMLVIYVIPGKTLWKGREY, from the coding sequence ATGTCCGTTCCAGATAATCAGATTGAAGTAAGCGTATTATTAGCGGCTCGTAATGAAGAACACAATATCAAAAAGTGCCTCCAGTCACTATCCGAATTGGATTTTCCAATAAATAAGATTGAGATACTTATTGGAGATGATGATTCTGACGATCAAACTGCTGAAATTATTCAGAGTTTTATTCTTGATAAACCACAATTTGTGTATTTCAGGATTTCAGAAAATGTTTCAGGTTTAAAAGGTAAAGCAAACGTATTAGCACAGCTTTCAAAGAAAGCACAAGGTAAATATTTTCTGTATTGCGATGCGGATATCACCGTTCCGGTTACATGGGTTTCGTCTATGTTAAGTCATTTTGAAGGAAATACAGGTGTTGTTGTTGGTCTGACCCGAATGAAAAAAATCAATTTGCTGTCTGACTTTCTCTCTCTCGAATGGTTGTTTATTTTGACAATCATGCGTTTTTTTTCTTTGTTTAAAATTCCTATGACCGGGTTAGGCAATAATATGGCAGTTTCCAGAGAAGCTTATGATGCAGTTGGTGGTTACGAACAAATAGGTTTTTCCATAGTCGAGGATTATGCACTATTTATAGCCATCATCAGAAAAAAATATGGTTTTGTGCAAACTTACACGAATAAAATTGTAGCGGATTCAGAGCCGGTTTTAACGGTCAGCGAGCTTATCTTACAAAGAAGAAGATGGATGCACGGCATTATGGCATCGCCGGTCATACTCCAGATATGCGTAATTGCGTGCGCACTTTTTATTCCTGCAATGGCAGTTCTGTCTGTTTGGGATATGGAAAGAAGTATTAATATGATCGTTTCCCATTATTTATTTATAACAGGCATCATCATATTAGCAGTTATTATTCTACAACAAAGAGACTTATGGAAAACTGTCTTTTTATTTTGGTTCCATCTGATGGCAATCTGTTTGCTGATGCTTGTAATTTATGTGATCCCCGGTAAAACTTTGTGGAAGGGGAGAGAATATTAA
- a CDS encoding TatD family hydrolase, translating to MIETHAHIYDEKYDEDRTNMLQRAWDSGITQIWMPNCDHTTIPGMMQLAESYPGRCLPMIGLHPTYVKEGFEEELQLVEEWLNKHKFIAIGEIGMDLFWDKTFQVQQEEAFLFQCGLARKHNLWIDIHCRDAFWETVSLIEKFGDSKLTGIFHCFTGTLEEAEKVIELGFKIGVGGVVTFKNGGLDKVIPYVGLEHIVLETDSPYLAPVPYRGKRNEVSYIDLVAQRVADLKQISKNEVIALTDKTALSLLSL from the coding sequence ATGATAGAAACGCATGCGCATATATATGATGAAAAATATGATGAAGACCGCACCAATATGTTACAGCGTGCATGGGATTCAGGAATTACACAGATATGGATGCCCAATTGTGATCACACGACAATACCCGGTATGATGCAGCTTGCAGAATCATATCCGGGCCGCTGTTTACCCATGATTGGTTTGCATCCAACTTATGTAAAAGAAGGTTTTGAAGAAGAATTACAACTCGTGGAGGAATGGCTGAATAAACATAAATTCATTGCAATTGGCGAAATTGGAATGGATTTATTTTGGGATAAGACCTTTCAGGTACAACAGGAAGAAGCATTTTTGTTTCAATGCGGATTAGCCCGCAAACATAATTTATGGATTGATATTCATTGCCGGGATGCATTTTGGGAGACGGTTTCACTGATCGAAAAATTTGGTGATAGTAAACTGACTGGTATATTTCATTGCTTTACAGGAACTTTGGAAGAAGCTGAAAAAGTAATAGAGCTGGGTTTTAAAATCGGAGTAGGAGGTGTTGTAACTTTTAAAAACGGCGGCCTGGATAAAGTTATTCCCTATGTCGGTCTGGAACATATAGTTTTGGAAACAGACAGTCCTTATTTAGCACCTGTACCATACCGCGGCAAAAGAAATGAAGTTTCTTATATTGATCTGGTAGCGCAAAGAGTGGCCGATTTGAAACAAATTTCAAAAAATGAAGTAATTGCTCTAACCGACAAAACTGCATTAAGTTTGCTCAGTTTGTAA
- a CDS encoding asparaginase produces the protein MSYSTIHINPISPAPTQGSVLVIYTGGTLGMVYETKGKQLVPFNFDQIFEKIPEISRLTFEITFLSLHEPIDSSNMSPAIWVELAGIIEENYDAYDSFVILHGTDTMAYTASALSFLLENLNKPVILTGAQLPIGVARSDARENFMTALELAAATYPDGKPIVTEVCIYFNSVLLRGNRAKKKESSNFNAFISENYPHLANAGVRIDYNFPFLKLHGTDEKFSVHKDLDTNVAFLKMFPGINQSVVRSVLKIEGLKGLVLETYGSGNVMTDNWFQNVVSEAINNKIVIFNVSQCYGGRVNQGQYQTSKFLKKAGVISGSDITAEAAITKMMYVFGKETDKGKCKEMLAMPLCGEMSV, from the coding sequence ATGTCTTACAGCACCATACATATTAACCCTATATCTCCGGCACCAACACAAGGTTCAGTTTTAGTAATTTATACCGGCGGAACTTTGGGGATGGTTTATGAAACCAAAGGCAAACAACTCGTACCTTTTAACTTTGACCAGATATTTGAGAAAATTCCTGAAATAAGCAGGTTAACTTTTGAAATTACTTTTCTGTCGCTGCATGAGCCAATAGATTCTTCTAATATGAGTCCTGCAATCTGGGTTGAACTAGCAGGAATTATTGAAGAAAATTATGACGCTTACGATAGTTTTGTAATACTTCATGGCACGGATACCATGGCTTATACAGCCTCTGCATTAAGTTTTTTACTGGAAAATTTGAACAAGCCAGTTATACTTACCGGAGCACAATTACCAATTGGCGTTGCAAGATCAGATGCGAGAGAGAATTTTATGACCGCACTGGAACTGGCAGCTGCTACTTACCCGGATGGAAAACCTATTGTAACCGAAGTCTGTATTTATTTCAATTCTGTTCTATTAAGAGGTAACCGGGCAAAGAAAAAGGAAAGCTCAAATTTCAATGCTTTCATTTCAGAAAATTATCCACACCTTGCCAACGCAGGCGTCAGAATTGATTATAATTTTCCTTTTTTAAAGCTACACGGCACTGATGAAAAATTTAGCGTTCATAAAGATTTAGATACAAACGTCGCTTTTCTTAAAATGTTTCCGGGTATTAACCAAAGTGTAGTAAGGTCTGTTTTGAAAATTGAAGGATTAAAAGGGCTTGTCCTGGAAACATATGGATCAGGAAATGTTATGACCGATAACTGGTTCCAGAATGTGGTCAGTGAAGCAATAAATAATAAAATCGTAATATTTAATGTTTCGCAATGTTACGGCGGACGCGTAAATCAGGGGCAATACCAGACTAGTAAATTTCTAAAAAAAGCGGGCGTGATCAGCGGCTCAGATATCACAGCCGAAGCCGCTATTACCAAAATGATGTATGTATTTGGGAAAGAGACTGATAAAGGAAAATGTAAAGAAATGCTGGCAATGCCGCTTTGCGGGGAAATGAGCGTTTAA